The Methanobrevibacter sp. TLL-48-HuF1 genomic sequence GATAAGGGTTACTTCTACATTTCTTACTATGATAGAGTTCTATTCGCTGTAAACAAAGATAACCAGGCATTTACCTACATTTTAAATGATACTGTAAGATACACCAAAAACTACCAGTATGATGTTGCAGGAATGACTGATTACTTAATAAATGGTAAAAAAACTATCTGGTATAAGAATATTTATAATGCAACTGGTAACGAAGCAATTGCAGCTGTATCAACATTCTTCAATACAACTGTTGATTACGAAATTTCTATTTATGTAAATGATGTATTGCAGCTTACCCAAAACGGCAGACATGAAGGAAGCGGGTATTATACCATTCCATTAAAAGAATATGTTCCTGTAGCTGTTGGGGATATCTTCAAAATTGTTGTAAAACTTGCAAATCCTCAAAATGGATATGCTGCTGTTCCTATTTCAGAACAGGTTTCAACAACAAGATGTTATTATGCTCCTGGAGTATCATACTTCAGTAATGACGGTAAAAAATGGACAGATTTATATGATTACTCAGCTTCAGCTTATAGTCACACATATAATTCTCAGGTAGCCTGTCTTAAAGCATTCACTATCACTGATATACAGAATACAACTGTTACTTTAAATAACATTGCTCCTAAAGTTCAGGAGTTCAGTGAAATTATAGCTACTGTAACTGACGGTAAAGGCAAAATGGCTAAAATCGGGGAAGTTATTTTCAGCATTAACGGAACTAATTATACAGCTGGTGTAGTTGACGGTGTTGCAAAGATTAGCGTATACTTTGATGAAGTTGGAGATTATGTAATTTCAGCTAACTATAAAAATAACGGATTGTATAACGGATCTTTCGTTCAAAAAACCGTCAGCGTTACCAAAACCGATGTTAATTTAACTATTGATATTGATGATATTGTTTATGGTGAAAACCCTATAGTTAATATTAATTTAACTTCAGTAGCCTGTGTTAATGTAACAGGTGATGTTGTTTTAACAATCAGCGGCAAAAAATATATTGTTAATGTTGTCAACGGTTTGGCGGTATTTGAAATACCTGAAATGTTAAATGCTGGAGAATATCAGGCTAGTGTATCTTATTTGGGCAGTGAAAAATATAACTTGGCTAACAGCACTGCTGATTTTACAGTAGCTAAAAAAGAAATCACTATGGATGTAACTGTAGATAAAGATTACAGAGACATAACAGTAAATGTTAACTTGTCTGAAAAACTTGATGGAAATTTAACAGTTCTTGTAAATAATACACCTTACACATTATCTTACACTAATGGAACAGGTTCATTAATATTAAAAAACTTAACTTATGGAAATTATACAATCAGTGCAGTTTTCACAAAAGATAACTACCAGACAGTTAATGTATCTGAAAATGTTGAAATAAACTCCATCAAAACAGTTTTAGAAGCGGAAAATGTTGTAATGTATTATAAGGACGGTACAAGATTTGCAGTTGTCCTGAGAGATATTTACGGCAATCCGTTAGCTAATATGAATGTAACCATTTCAATAAACGGCAGAAACTATGTTAAACAAAGTGATGAAAATGGTACTGCTTCTTTAGGCCTTAATTTGGAGAGTAAAAATTATACTGTTGTTACCACATTTGGCGGAACTTCCAAATACTTCGGAACCAGTTCAAATAACACAGTATCTATTTTATCAACACTCATCAGTAAGGATATAGTTAAATACTACAGAAACGGTACACAGTTCTATGCAACTGTTCTGGACTTCAACGGAAATCCGTTAGCCAATACAACTGTTATGTTTAATATCAATGGTGTATTCTACAATAAAACCACTGATGAAAATGGTACTGCTAAATTAAATATCTGGCTAAGGCCTGGAAAATATATTATTACAATATTTAATTTGGTTACTGGTGAACAGGCAGGCAATAATGTCACAGTATTGTCTAAAATTGTTGAAAATTATGACATGGTTAAATACTATAAAAATGCTTCAAAATTTTCAGTTAAAATCTTAGACAGTCAAGGATATCCTGTTGAAGGAACTATTGTAACATTTAACATCAACGGTGTATTTTACTACAAGGAAACTGATTCAAATGGTATAGCTAGTTTAGCTATTAATTTAAGACCTGGAAAATATGTAATTACTACTATATATGGTCAGTATGATGTAGGAAACAATGTCACTGTTCTGCCGACATTACAAACTAGCGATTTAAAAATGAAGTATCTTGATGGTTCAGCATTCAATGCAAGAGTTGTAGACGGTCAGGGAAATCCATTAGCTAATCAGATTGTTACATTTAATGTAAATGGTGTGTTTTATAATAAAGTTACTAATGATGAGGGTATTGCATCCTTAAACATTAAGCTAATGAAAGGGGAATACATCATTACTTCAATATACAATGGATTTGAAACCGGAAATACAATTAAAATTCAATAAGGTTTTTTAAATAAAACCTTTTTTTCTTTTTTTTGTATATTTGCAATAGGAATTATCTTATTTTCAACAGATGCTTTAAAATATTTGCAATATCTTTAATTAAACAAGCTAATTTTTTAATAACTTATCATTTAATTAGCTGATTTTCCAATTTAATTAATAAAAAAATATCAGCAAAAAATATCAGCAAAAAATAAAAAAAAGTTAGAGTTCCTACATTATGAACTCTAAAACCATATAAATGAATAAAAGTGCAAATAAAATCCACATTGCTTTGGATATTTCTTTTGCTTTACCGAATAAGACTTTAACGATAACAAATGCAAATACACCTGCAATAATACCTGTTGTAATACTTTGGGTAAGTGGAGTTACAATAATGGCAGCAAGTGCAGGAATCAGATCAGAAAGATTGCCTGTATCAAGGTTTTTGTACAGTCCGCACATTAAGATACCTACAACAACAAGTGCAGGAGCTACTGCAAAGGTTGGAATGATTGTAAATATAGGTGCAAACGGAATTGCAAGCAGGAATAAAATACCGACTACAATAGCTGTAAGACCGGTTCTTCCTCCTTCCATAATACCTGTAGAACTTTCAATGTATGTAACTACAGGGGAGGTACCTAAAAGGGATCCGATCATAGGTCCGAGTGCATCTACACTTAAAACCTTTTTAAGTCTTGGCAGTTTGCCGTTTTCATCATATCCGTCAACTTTTGTTGTAAGTGCAGTTAAGGTTCCCATTGTATCAAATAGAGAGATTACCAGAAATGTTACGGCAATGATTATAAAATCAATAAATGCCCTTGCTCCGGTAAATACTCCGGTAGCTTCTCCGAATTTAAATGCAACATTTCCCAGTGATCCTCCCAGATTGCTGTTGATTATAGCTGTTGGTATTAATGACTGGTCAGGTAAAACAGGACATCCTGCCAGTTCTAAAACAACTCCGATAATGTATGTTGCAATAATTCCGATTAGAATATTTCCTTTTACATTTTTCTTCATTAAAACCATTATGATGACAAAACAGATTAATGCCAAAAGGTTTCCGAGAGTAAAAATAGTTGAAGCGCTTCCAAGTCCTATTAGCTGTGTAGCCCAGTTTGCATCTCCGATATTTATTACCTGTGAAGAGTATGACAGGATTCCGAGGTTGCTTAAACCTAATGCAAGGATAAATAAACCAATACCAATTGATATACCGAATCTTAAAGAGTCAGGAATTGAATAGAATAATTTTTCACGTAGGGAAGTAAGTGAGATAACCAAAAAGATTATACCTGAGACAAAGATAGCTAAAAGCGCATATTCCCAGCTGTATCCCATAGTCAGTACTACGGTATATGTGAAAAATGCGTTAAGACCCATTCCTGCAGCCAGTGCATATGGGTAGTTTGCTATATATCCCATCAATATTGTAGCTATTGCAGCTGAAAGTGCAGTTGCAATAAATACTCCTTGTATGTCCATTCCAGTTTCACTTAACATTGCAGGGTTTACAATTAATATGTAAGCCATAGCTAAAAAAATGGTAATACCTGCAATGATTTCAGTTTTCACGTCTGTATTATTTTCTTTAAATTTAAAAAAAGCATCTAACTTAGACATATTATTATCTTTTTTAAATAATGCTTTATAAGTTTTTATATTTAAGTTCAGTTTCTTTCGATTTTTTTAGGCTGTATATTCAAATTGTAATTTATTTTTAGCATTTATATTCATTTTTAATTTGCTTATTTAAAATTTGTTTCATTTTCTAATTTCTTCAAAATATTCTTTGGGTTTTGTCAAAGTATTACTGGCTTTTTTTGAACAGCTTCGTGAATTGTACAACTGTGTTAAAATTAATAGAATATATTGTGTTAATATAGCGATATTCTTGTAATATTCTAATTATTATATAGTTGTCTGCAAAAATAGTATTGTTTTGTTTAATTTTACATTTTTTAGATAATGATTAACTTTGTTTGTCATATCAGCAATTTTCAAATGAATTTTTAGTTGTTTTCATATAAATAATATCTAAAACATGGACAATTTATCATATCTTATAAGACAATATTACCACAAAGTATATATTACATGCTAATATAAAATATAAAGCAAGGTGCAGATTATTAAAAATTAGGTCTTATTTTTAGTTTTCATTAATCTAGCATCATAATCATTCAAAGCAAGCGACACCTGACCTGAATAATCGAGCAAATACCACCAATAAAAAAGAATATCAACTTTTTCTTCATCAGATTTTGATTTGTCATTTAAAAATTTCCTTGCAGTCCTTCTAAGCTTTTTAATCTCATCCTTTGTTAATTCTTGAATCACATAATGCCTTATTAACAAACTAATGTCTTTTTCTTTGATTATATTGAAAGGAGAGTTATAAGCTTCTTTAATAGTACCATCAATTGAAACATGTTCAAAATCAGTAAAAACCATCCTATTTGCCACAATTAATATAAAACTCATTACCAATCGATAGATCGGTTGAAAATAAACACAATAATCTCTTATTGTCCTATCACTCGGTTCTATACCATGTGAAATAATATTATACAAATAATTATGCTTAGCATTATAAGCCAACACTATAGAACTTGTTATTTTATTAATATACCCATAAAAAATAAGTTTAATTATATCCTTCAGATTAAAAGGTGGTTTTCCGGGACCTGATGTGTCACGTTCAATTTTAAAGAAATTAAAAGTACCATCAATGATTTCTGAAGCAAGATACATGAGTTGAAATTCTTCCTCCATTTTTTCAATTTCTCCACTAAAATCATTCAAAATATATCTATTCAAAATCATATATATCAAAACTCCAAATACTCCATTAAATAATTATAAAATTAATTATAATTAATTATATATTTATATTTTCTAATATAAATAGATTTTAATTACTTTTATTAAGAATAACATTACATATAATCTAATTATTAATTATTACTAAAAATACATTAGATTTAGCAAAAATCAATAAAAATTTCATAGTCAAATGTAAAAAATAAGGTATATTCTATCAAAAAATTAGTTCAATATATTAATTGAACATTTTTAAAAAAATAAGGTAAAAATTAGTATTAAATTAAACATTAATCAAATGCTAATAATTTCTGCCAACACTCTTTTTAGAATCCTTGGCTTTTGCTTGTTTTGCAATTTTTATTCCAATTTCTTTTTTTATCTCTTTCTGTGTGTGTTTGTGGAGGTATTTTTGTTGCTACGAGTTCTTTAGAACCTATTTCCATTATTTCTTTTATTACTTTTTGTATTTCGTCTTGGTTGTCTGTTAGGAGTCTTGGTAGTTGGTCTTTGATTTCTCCGATGAGTGTGTTGATGTTGGAGTGGTATTTGTAGGTGTATTTTGCTGTTTCTTTTGGTTTTCGTGTTATTTTTAGTTCTGCATCGTGTTTTATTCCTATTAGTAGGTTTAGTAGGAATATGTGGCTGTAGAAGTCTTGTTCGATTATGGTTCGTCTTCTTCCGCTGAATTTTTCGATGAATTGTTTGTTTTTTAGTCTGTCGTAATCGGTTTCTATTTTCCATCTTTCGCCGTATAATTGCTTTAATTCTTCTGGTGTTGCTATTTCTTTTGGTAAATTGGTAAATAGTATTTCTGTTTGTCCAGTTTTTAATTTTACTTTAACTATTCTGACTTGGATGCTTTTTTGTTTTCTTGCGATTTTTTTCAGTTCTTCGTAGTGAAATTTTTTTATTTTTGCGTTATTTAAGCTGATATCGAATGTTTCGTCGGTTTTTTTATCATTATCCATTTTTTGTTGTTGTTTTTTGAATGTATTTGTTTTTCCTCGGATTAGATAGTATGAATTCAATGTTTCTGTTTTTAACATGATTTCTGTGGAATTATAGTATCTATCATAACAGGTAATTACATTATTCATATTTATTTTGTTTTTTACATCGTCTAAGTGTCTTAATGCTAGTGTTATTTCATCTACGGTTTGATTTTCAATTATTGATGATATTACAAAGTCCATTTTTGTATCTACTGTGCATGAAATCCTTGCATTTGCAGCAAATGTTTCAACTTCATTATTTGATGGAACTCCCATTTCTTCACGTGCCTGTGGATGATTTGGAATTTCAACATAAGATCCATCAGTTGCAAAAACGTGAAAGCCTTTAAAAGTTTCCATTTCTTCCACATTGTTGTATATTTCCATTATAACTCCATCATTCATGCCTATATAAACTTTGGGATTAATATATTGCATTCTATCGCAAACACTAGAACCAGTTATTTTCATAGAATAATCACCTGTTTGACTCCTTAAATACCTATTAACTTCATTAAATTTTGTTTTCTTACGATTAAATAAAGGAAATTTAATTGCAGTTTCCAAACTCCATTTACCACTACGAACAAAAGCATTATCACTTAATATATATTTTTCATCAACAAAATTATTAAAACTTGCTAAAAAAATTTGAAAACACATATTCAAAAACCATCAAAAACCACCCTAAAAACAACAATCCTCAAATAAAAACTAATATTATTAGATAATAATACTTTATAATTAATAATATATAATATTAACTATATAAAATACTTAAAAATAAATATAAATAAACTTACACCCAATAAAATAAAATTAAAATAATAACACACCGATACAAGCAAAATAAACAAAAAAATAAAAAAATGGAAAAAATTAAAATTAAAAATCAGAAAAAACACTTAACTTGATAGTACTGATACTTTGGAAATAAATTATAATACTAAAAGCCACAAAAGTATGGTTTAGAGAGAAAAGTATGAGACATTTTCTACAATGTTATGTTATTAATAAGTTATGTTAGTTTATAAATTTATAATTAATGTGGAGAACAATCTCAAGTCATGAACATTAACATTTACATCACAATTAACAATGTCATATTTTATTTCGCAATATTATTTTGCATTTTATGGAAATCATCATCCGATATACACCTAAACAACTGTTTATTTAAATGTTATAACCAACTAGTAATTGGGACTTCATCCGCAAATTTAATTAAGCATCCCAATCAAAAAGATTATTGTAAAAAAGGTAAGTGAAATCATAAAAGTAACTGATATTTTAGTGATAATAATGATGAATCCAGTAATTCTGATTATGATGAACGTTCATTTATGGAAGAATATGACTTTGAAGATAATTTAACTTTTGAAATGGAATCAGAAATTTATGGATCAGATTTTAAATCAGAAATGGATGATTATGGGGAAGAAGAATATTATCAGAAGAAAATAGCTGAAATGGATGCAATAGAACGAGCTCAGGAAAGAGAATTTGAGAAGCAAATAGCTGAATATAATGCAAAAAATCCAATTAAAAAAATGATAAAACATGTCTTATGATGATATAATAGCTAAAATTAAATCTGATTTAACTGGAAATACAGATAAAGATAAAGCTTATCTGATTAAGCAATTTAAGATTCATAACTCAAAGGAAATCCATTTGGAACTTGGCAGATTGCTTTGGGATTTGATGAGTGATGAAGAACAAAATGCGTATAAAAAAGCTGTTATTCAGGATATACCAGTTGATGAATTCATAAAATCAGTTTACAGTTATCTGAATTATGGGGATTTTGAAACAGCCCTAAAAGAGCTTGAAGACTTTATGGAAATTTTACCATTTAAATTTAGGGAAGATCCTCAATTTGATTATTTTTACTTTAATAATCCTTTGGAAGAGGAGTTATTCCGGAAATATTTTAAAACACCAAAAGAAATGAAAGTAATTCCATTTGGTGATGAATATCCAAGAGTGTTTTACTTGTATGGTGTTGTACTTATGAATTTATCTGAATTTGACAGGGCTGAAAGTGCACTTAAAAAAGCTCTATCCTATAATCCTGTTTCTGGTGAGATTTTATCTACATTATCTGCATTATATGATGGAAATTATGATTTGAATAATTTGAAGAAAACAGCAGTTGAAATTTTAAAGTTTAGCTATGATCCAAGAGAAATAGCTAAAGCGTATAGGGATTTGGGATACTGCTACTATGAAAATAAGAAGTGTAACATATCAAAGGCATTATATGAACAAAGTTTAAACTATGAAAATCATCCGAGGGCACAAATAGAGCTGCAATTAATAAACAGCTATCTGCATATTGATGAAACAGACATTAAAAAAGTTTTAAATGATGAAAATATTCCGGCAAATATTAATGATGATATTTTGGAAATATCAATGTTTTTAGCTTTGGATTTTGAAAAGAAAAATCTTTTAAATCAGTCCTTGTATTTTTATGGTGTTTTATATAACTTAACTCATGATGAAGAAGTTTTAACTAAAATTAATGATTTAAAACATAGATTATAATTTTTTTATTTGGTTTAAAACTTCCAATCCAAATTTAGTTATTTCATATATTCTTCCTTTTTTGTCTTCTAATACACTAAGTTAGGTTTTTAGTGCAATTTCAGAAATGCAGCATATAATTATTTTCAGGATATTTTAAATCCATGACTGAATAAATTTCTTTTTTGTTTATAAAATATTAATTAATCCCCATTTTTAATAACAATATTAATATATGATATCTTACAAAATTAAAATATAATATATCTATTTTAATAAAAAATTAGGCTTCCTAGTTTTGAATTAGGTTAAATTATTTGAGATGTTAAGAGGAAAAGTGCAAACTGTTGTTGAAAATCAAAATACTGAAACCAAGTAAAGCAGAACTTTTAAGACAGTATCAGCAATTATATGATGAAAGTACAATTGTTGAAGTAGAATTCAATAGTCTTAAACAGGAAGTTTTAAATAGGCAAGTGTTTATTATGGCTGATGATGAAGAATATTGTTTAAGATTGGAAAAAATCATTGATAAACAAGATGGATTATTAAATCATTATGATGCAAAATTTAATCAGCAAAATTCATTAAATGATGCATTATCTAGACAAAATAAAATTTTAAAAGAGGATTTGCAAAAGCATAAAAATCTTTTAAAAGATATGAAAAAAAATATTGACCAACATAAAAATGTTGTTAATAAATTAAAAAAAGAGCTTGAAGAACAACTTAAAATACAACAAAATTTACATAAAGATTATGGTGAAGTTATTAAAGAATTAACTGATGAATTAGAACTTCAAGAAAAACAAAAAGAAGAAATTCAAAATAAAACTAAACAAATTGGAAATAATCAACCAATAAATAACAATTCTAAACTAAAATCCAATAGGGTAGAATTACCTCCAAGAGAACATGACAACGATCATGTTGCTGATGCAAAAGATTTATTCAATAATGTTAAAGAAAAATCAAAAGAAGCTATTGATGAAATTTCAGAAAACCATAAAAAAAATACTGCTACTTCTGCAATTAATAATAATGTTCCAAAAACAAATGAGAATAAATGTCCTAAATGTGGTTCAGTAGTAGATAACAGTTTTATATTTTGTGATAAATGTGGTTATAAACTAAAATAAAGGTGTTTAAATGGGTTTTTTTAACAATATGAAAAATTTAAAAGACCAGGCTTTGGAAAATGAAAAAATCCAAAATTATGAACAACTTCAAGGTTTATTTGATGCAATTGATAATCAGGCTGAAAAAGAAAAAGAAAAAGATAAAAAGGAAAGAGAATATTTTGAAAGTTTAACTCCTGAACAAAAAGTAGAGTATAAACGTATTAAAAAAAGAAATAAAAACCTTAAAAAACTTGGAATGTATGGTTTAACTGCCGCAAGCATGGCTACTGGTGTTGGTGTTCCTGTTATGATGGCTGCTAATGTAGGATCAATGATTTCTGATGATAATATGACATTTAACAAAGATCAACATGATGCAAAAATGAAAAAAATGTCTGGACAAAAGAAAAGGCCTCAAGCTAAACCTAACAAAGCTAAAACAAAAAAAGTACCTCTTATATCAATAAAATATGATAAAAAAGGCCAACCGAAGGTTCAAACTTTTATAGATAAAGATTGGTACAATATAAACTTCAGATATGCTGAACTTATAAGAGAATAATTGCTATATGGTGTATTAATATGGTTTTTTGCCCTAATTGTAAAAATGAAGTTGGTGAGAGTAAATTTTGCCCCAATTGCGGTTCAAAAATACTTAAGCCAGAAATAGATCCTCAAGAAAATAATACTATGAATTTTTGCCCTAATTGTGGAAATGAAGTTGGTGGGAGTAAATTTTGCCCCAATTGCGGTTTAAAAATACTTAAACATGAAGCTGAAATACCTACTTCTGAAATTGATGTTAATACAAACAATCAGTACACATCTGATGCTGATGAAAAAGATACATTTGATAAGATAATTGACATTGATGATAAAATTTCAGGTAAAATGAATGGTTTATTTGCAAAAAGTAAAACTGCAAATAAAATTTTAGATAAAACGGTTTCCTTTCAGTCTTTTAAATATAAACTTTATCAAAATAGAGAATATCTTGAAAATATAGAACCTGTATTTATTGAAGTATATGATTCTATTGATGATCCATTTATTAAAGATATTCTAATGTTAGAAAGAATTGCAATGGCTACTACTAGTAGTGCAGTTGGTATGGTTGCATCTCAAATTTACACTCCAACAAAAGACATGCCACATGATAAAGCAGTAATGTTTTACCAAAATATGGTTAATAGAATTGTTAGTGAAATTAATCAGGAAAAACAAAAT encodes the following:
- a CDS encoding lectin like domain-containing protein, whose protein sequence is MVKYVNKSIVLFLVFLLLLIIVPSTFASDAVDNQTVVSSDEQIEISAVNDGGVIYSHSGDTSDVLTGSNDIYFNASADSDGKGTPSSPYKYLQYNRLTSGCTAHFADGTYNLDAKKGIYSSMTLIGQSAQNTIIKFNGIAFNVGTGYTLTLKDLTLNHATVKNFGTVSATNVIFKNGVAVDDTGYGYNNAYGGAIYNYVNTDYSGYVTNTPKNTLYNCTFLNNSAMYGGAIYMPYGELSISNCKFINNSAHWFGGAIASENECGISITGTTFENCRSVDDAGGAIYAFSTDLEVKDSIFNNCSANFAGAICSLNSEMLISYSNFTNNLARYEGGAIYKMYGSGTVIKSNFTKNAALNGGALFSDNCTSFEIRNSEFVSNAATGFGGAIFSNANPKLTVDGVIFSDNKASYNANILNQSNFSPIVSSSNNYSLFVYKSLFNGTLPARYNLAEHGFVTEVKDQQASGNCWAFAALASLETCVLKASNKTFNFSVENMKNLIEMYSSYGWQMETNNGGYNGMPMGYLASWLGPVNATLDPFDDKGVLSPVLDSEIHIQNIYVLPARTSYTDNDAIKEAILKYGGLYASYYHSATYLNTRTYGYYDPYTGNGNHAITVVGWDDNYSKNNFNTKPAGDGAFIVKNSWGSSWGDKGYFYISYYDRVLFAVNKDNQAFTYILNDTVRYTKNYQYDVAGMTDYLINGKKTIWYKNIYNATGNEAIAAVSTFFNTTVDYEISIYVNDVLQLTQNGRHEGSGYYTIPLKEYVPVAVGDIFKIVVKLANPQNGYAAVPISEQVSTTRCYYAPGVSYFSNDGKKWTDLYDYSASAYSHTYNSQVACLKAFTITDIQNTTVTLNNIAPKVQEFSEIIATVTDGKGKMAKIGEVIFSINGTNYTAGVVDGVAKISVYFDEVGDYVISANYKNNGLYNGSFVQKTVSVTKTDVNLTIDIDDIVYGENPIVNINLTSVACVNVTGDVVLTISGKKYIVNVVNGLAVFEIPEMLNAGEYQASVSYLGSEKYNLANSTADFTVAKKEITMDVTVDKDYRDITVNVNLSEKLDGNLTVLVNNTPYTLSYTNGTGSLILKNLTYGNYTISAVFTKDNYQTVNVSENVEINSIKTVLEAENVVMYYKDGTRFAVVLRDIYGNPLANMNVTISINGRNYVKQSDENGTASLGLNLESKNYTVVTTFGGTSKYFGTSSNNTVSILSTLISKDIVKYYRNGTQFYATVLDFNGNPLANTTVMFNINGVFYNKTTDENGTAKLNIWLRPGKYIITIFNLVTGEQAGNNVTVLSKIVENYDMVKYYKNASKFSVKILDSQGYPVEGTIVTFNINGVFYYKETDSNGIASLAINLRPGKYVITTIYGQYDVGNNVTVLPTLQTSDLKMKYLDGSAFNARVVDGQGNPLANQIVTFNVNGVFYNKVTNDEGIASLNIKLMKGEYIITSIYNGFETGNTIKIQ
- a CDS encoding NCS2 family permease, whose translation is MSKLDAFFKFKENNTDVKTEIIAGITIFLAMAYILIVNPAMLSETGMDIQGVFIATALSAAIATILMGYIANYPYALAAGMGLNAFFTYTVVLTMGYSWEYALLAIFVSGIIFLVISLTSLREKLFYSIPDSLRFGISIGIGLFILALGLSNLGILSYSSQVINIGDANWATQLIGLGSASTIFTLGNLLALICFVIIMVLMKKNVKGNILIGIIATYIIGVVLELAGCPVLPDQSLIPTAIINSNLGGSLGNVAFKFGEATGVFTGARAFIDFIIIAVTFLVISLFDTMGTLTALTTKVDGYDENGKLPRLKKVLSVDALGPMIGSLLGTSPVVTYIESSTGIMEGGRTGLTAIVVGILFLLAIPFAPIFTIIPTFAVAPALVVVGILMCGLYKNLDTGNLSDLIPALAAIIVTPLTQSITTGIIAGVFAFVIVKVLFGKAKEISKAMWILFALLFIYMVLEFIM
- a CDS encoding IS4 family transposase; its protein translation is MKITGSSVCDRMQYINPKVYIGMNDGVIMEIYNNVEEMETFKGFHVFATDGSYVEIPNHPQAREEMGVPSNNEVETFAANARISCTVDTKMDFVISSIIENQTVDEITLALRHLDDVKNKINMNNVITCYDRYYNSTEIMLKTETLNSYYLIRGKTNTFKKQQQKMDNDKKTDETFDISLNNAKIKKFHYEELKKIARKQKSIQVRIVKVKLKTGQTEILFTNLPKEIATPEELKQLYGERWKIETDYDRLKNKQFIEKFSGRRRTIIEQDFYSHIFLLNLLIGIKHDAELKITRKPKETAKYTYKYHSNINTLIGEIKDQLPRLLTDNQDEIQKVIKEIMEIGSKELVATKIPPQTHTERDKKRNWNKNCKTSKSQGF
- a CDS encoding ABC transporter substrate-binding protein, which encodes MKIKILKPSKAELLRQYQQLYDESTIVEVEFNSLKQEVLNRQVFIMADDEEYCLRLEKIIDKQDGLLNHYDAKFNQQNSLNDALSRQNKILKEDLQKHKNLLKDMKKNIDQHKNVVNKLKKELEEQLKIQQNLHKDYGEVIKELTDELELQEKQKEEIQNKTKQIGNNQPINNNSKLKSNRVELPPREHDNDHVADAKDLFNNVKEKSKEAIDEISENHKKNTATSAINNNVPKTNENKCPKCGSVVDNSFIFCDKCGYKLK
- a CDS encoding zinc ribbon domain-containing protein encodes the protein MVFCPNCKNEVGESKFCPNCGSKILKPEIDPQENNTMNFCPNCGNEVGGSKFCPNCGLKILKHEAEIPTSEIDVNTNNQYTSDADEKDTFDKIIDIDDKISGKMNGLFAKSKTANKILDKTVSFQSFKYKLYQNREYLENIEPVFIEVYDSIDDPFIKDILMLERIAMATTSSAVGMVASQIYTPTKDMPHDKAVMFYQNMVNRIVSEINQEKQNGTFDEETFYKNKTKQATLDNISVLGISKSVKAFKKNRE